In the Topomyia yanbarensis strain Yona2022 chromosome 3, ASM3024719v1, whole genome shotgun sequence genome, one interval contains:
- the LOC131692385 gene encoding uncharacterized protein LOC131692385, with protein sequence MNTDDSLPPDSDPEVEECLNRINYSREDLLVDDDSLGAVLSTEMIEYSLSLSDTGMDISKAENVDHQQSESRFSQNKLPEGLLGCWLLITVRDFKGHSSGKEVGKWGVSGNTAEQFTHSCWLLAKKFLKREVIFTCDERGVAMPVWSSKPIPEEGDFIRFALFNDKTNHRCYTVDKVTPTLLQNWRNKEIHLLLHVYSLSVNNKSVFKTVREVLLEQEERDKAGAASNQSVAVLAQKLRDIHGDKWEAKDIAWMMWANAIYTSEFHCQERLLHDAPPAHLVKLFSVKEQPRLKAIRRGFAVAHSVNAGYHDDVE encoded by the coding sequence ATGAATACGGACGATTCACTACCCCCGGATTCGGATCCGGAAGTTGAAGAGTGTTTAAATCGAATCAACTATTCTCGGGAGGATCTTTTGGTTGACGATGACTCTCTTGGTGCTGTATTGTCAACTGAAATGATTGAATACAGTTTAAGCTTGTCCGACACCGGGATGGATATCAGCAAAGCAGAAAACGTTGATCATCAACAAAGTGAAAGCAGATTTTCTCAGAACAAATTGCCAGAAGGATTGCTTGGTTGCTGGTTGCTGATTACGGTACGGGATTTTAAGGGTCATAGTTCCGGCAAGGAAGTTGGTAAATGGGGAGTCTCCGGAAATACTGCCGAGCAATTCACTCATAGTTGTTGGCTGCTGgcgaaaaaatttttgaaacgagAAGTGATTTTTACGTGCGATGAAAGAGGAGTGGCAATGCCTGTTTGGAGCTCCAAGCCGATTCCGGAAGAGGGCGATTTTATCCGTTTTGCGTTGTTTAATGATAAAACCAACCATAGATGTTACACGGTAGATAAAGTCACCCCTACACTTTTACAGAATTGGAGAAACAAAGAAATCCATCTATTACTGCATGTTTATTCACTTTCTGTCAACAACAAGAGCGTTTTCAAGACAGTGCGCGAAGTTTTGTTGGAGCAGGAGGAACGTGACAAGGCTGGGGCTGCTTCGAACCAATCAGTTGCGGTTCTTGCGCAAAAATTGCGAGATATCCATGGTGATAAATGGGAAGCAAAGGACATTGCGTGGATGATGTGGGCTAATGCCATTTATACTTCAGAGTTTCACTGCCAAGAAAGGTTGCTACACGATGCTCCCCCCGCACATTTGGTGAAATTATTTTCGGTTAAAGAACAGCCTCGTTTGAAAGCAATTCGTCGAGGTTTTGCTGTTGCCCATAGTGTAAATGCTGGGTATCATGACGATGTAGAATAA